The Patescibacteria group bacterium region CTCAACTCTTCCAAGCTAGCGCTGATTAAACTGGTTTTTTCTTTAGTTAAAACCCCTAGCTCTTTCAAAGATAAAGGCTTAGGAGAAATGAACAGCAAAGATTCTAATTGGGACGCTAAAGACATATTAATTATTCTTAATTAAATGAATCTCGCTAAATAGCTCGACCTGCTCGAAGAGAAGCTCTCTCTGTTTGGCTAATTCCAGAACTGCTAAGAAACTGACGATCACTTCGGTCTTATTCCGAGCGCGGGAGATCAGGCTGTTGAAGCTAAACTTGATTTCTTTACTCAAAGCTAAGCGAACCGCACCGATAATATCTTCGATACTGACTTTGCTTTCCAAACTGGCCTCCGGCAATTTCGTCTCAGTCAGCTCTAAGCGCTTAATAATTTTCAAGATTTCAATTCGTAAATCTTCCGCCTGCAAATTCCTGGGCGGCAAGAAATCTGGTAAGCTCAAGCGCTTCTTATTTTTCGACCAATCAGGCGTATAAAGGAAATTGTTCTGGGCGATAATATTGGCGATCTTCTCGCTCGCCTTGATAAATTCCTGATACATCCGCAACTGATCCTTAAGGTCATTAATTTCAGCCTCATCCTCCTGGCTAGCTAGATAGGGCAAAAGAGCGCGCGATTTGATAAACATCAGCTTAGCCGCTAAGACTAAAAAATCAGCCATTTCTTCAGGATCGATATCGCTTGCCTTCTGCAGATGCTCGACATACTGGTCCGCGATCTTGGCTAGATTTATTTCCGTGATATCCAATTCTTCCTTCTCGATTAACTGCAAGAGTAAGCCGAGCGGTCCCTGGAATTTTTCAGTAGAAAAATCGATCATACTTATTTGATAAATCCGGCCGCCGTCAAATTACGAATGCCACACCAATAACCAGCTCGATGGTTATCAAAGCTAGTCATAGGCGCATAGAGAAAAGTTGATTGGTTATCTACACGGCTATCGGTTCGAAAATTAGCACATAATTCAAAACTGTCTTCGCTTAGCTTATTATAGCTTATCTTCTCGGCGCTAGGATTTAAAGGAGAAAAACGGGCCTCCTTCTCTAACTCGGCTAAATCAGCAGGCAGTTTCTTATAGCGGCTGAAATAATCATTAACCGCGCTCTCGATGTTATACATGTTGCTAGTAATCGCTCGATCGAACAGCTTATCACGCGCTACTTTTGGTGATTCCACGTAAAACCAGGCGGCTATAAAAACAGCTGTGACTATCACGAGAGAAAGGTAGAAATATATTTGGAAAAAAATACTGGGACGATTGAACTCTTGACGCCTGAGGTCGAGAAAATAAAAAGAAAAGATGATAGAAGCTAGAACAAAGATGCTAAGCGCTTTAAAGACAAAACGCCAAGTCAGTTCTCCGGACAAGAAATTGTTGATTACACCGATCATCACTCCCAGGATTATGATGGAAGAAACTAGCAGGATAAAATAAGTCAGCCAGCGGC contains the following coding sequences:
- a CDS encoding ScpA family protein; translation: MIDFSTEKFQGPLGLLLQLIEKEELDITEINLAKIADQYVEHLQKASDIDPEEMADFLVLAAKLMFIKSRALLPYLASQEDEAEINDLKDQLRMYQEFIKASEKIANIIAQNNFLYTPDWSKNKKRLSLPDFLPPRNLQAEDLRIEILKIIKRLELTETKLPEASLESKVSIEDIIGAVRLALSKEIKFSFNSLISRARNKTEVIVSFLAVLELAKQRELLFEQVELFSEIHLIKNN
- a CDS encoding DUF5671 domain-containing protein; the protein is MSSRHNAKYAFYYLLSFAALVFMSISVGMILFQIIDKNVPDILSSYAGASNSALKFAISSLIIATPVFYIISRFIYQGLKKGELAPDAPLRRWLTYFILLVSSIIILGVMIGVINNFLSGELTWRFVFKALSIFVLASIIFSFYFLDLRRQEFNRPSIFFQIYFYLSLVIVTAVFIAAWFYVESPKVARDKLFDRAITSNMYNIESAVNDYFSRYKKLPADLAELEKEARFSPLNPSAEKISYNKLSEDSFELCANFRTDSRVDNQSTFLYAPMTSFDNHRAGYWCGIRNLTAAGFIK